The following coding sequences lie in one Panicum virgatum strain AP13 chromosome 6N, P.virgatum_v5, whole genome shotgun sequence genomic window:
- the LOC120679141 gene encoding uncharacterized protein LOC120679141, protein MVEDEETRKKIDAQATDYEKLRGPAFSNKMAIQNLESMNPIDWWCSYGGRVIELQRFARRIVSLCASSSGCERNWSTFEFIHTKKRNRLLHKRLNDIVFVSYNRKMKSRFQMRRQKKGKALILWCLRILIGTMSGLTHCMCPLKVAMGVIVT, encoded by the exons ATGGTGGAGGATGAGGAAACTAGAAAAAAGATTGATGCTCAAGCCACTGACTATGAAAAGCTTAGGGGACCTGCCTTTTCAAATAAAATGGCTATACAAAACCTTGAGTCAATGAACCCTA TTGACTGGTGGTGCTCATATGGTGGCCGTGTCATTGAGTTACAAAGATTTGCTAGGCGTATTGTTAGCCTTTGTGCGTCATCATCGGGCTGTGAGCGGAATTGGAGTACTTTTGAGTTT ATCCACACAAAGAAAAGGAACCGGCTGCTGCATAAGAGATTGAATGATATCGTGTTTGTTTCCTACAACCGGAAGATGAAAAGTAGGTTCCAAATGAGGCGACAGAAAAAGGGGAAAGCTTTGATCCTTTGGTGCTTGAGAATTTTGATTGGGACAATGAGTGGGCTGACTCATTGCATGTGCCCACTCAAGGTGGCCATGGGTGTGATTGTGACCTAG